The proteins below come from a single Parazoarcus communis genomic window:
- a CDS encoding TAXI family TRAP transporter solute-binding subunit: protein MRLIRTLGLAAGMMLGASVGAQTAHAQQFVNVLTGGTSGVYYPLGVALSQLYGNALPNAKVSVQSTKASAENLNLLQAGRGEIAFALGDAVSDAWNGVEEAGFKTKLSKLRGVAAIYPNYIQIVAASDSGIKTLADLKGKRVSVGAARSGTELNARAIFKGAGMTYDDLGKVEYLPFGESVELIKNRQLDATLQSAGLGVASLRDLANALQITVVPVPAEVVAKIGDAAYQASVIPANTYQGQTADVPTVRIRNILVTHSGVSDDAAYAMTKTMFENLDQLVNAHAAAKGITKEDAAVVPLPLHPGAERYYREVGLLK, encoded by the coding sequence ATGAGACTGATTCGCACCCTCGGCTTGGCGGCCGGCATGATGCTTGGCGCCTCTGTTGGCGCACAAACTGCGCACGCCCAGCAATTCGTCAATGTGCTGACCGGCGGCACCAGTGGCGTGTACTACCCGCTCGGCGTCGCCCTGTCCCAGCTCTACGGCAATGCCTTGCCGAATGCAAAGGTCAGCGTGCAGTCCACCAAGGCCAGCGCGGAAAACCTCAACCTGCTCCAGGCCGGGCGCGGCGAGATTGCCTTCGCCCTCGGCGACGCAGTTTCCGATGCATGGAACGGCGTCGAGGAGGCAGGCTTCAAGACCAAGCTCAGCAAGCTGCGCGGCGTGGCTGCGATCTACCCCAACTACATCCAGATCGTCGCCGCCAGCGACTCCGGCATCAAGACCCTGGCCGACCTGAAGGGCAAGCGGGTCTCGGTCGGCGCCGCACGCTCGGGCACCGAGCTCAACGCACGTGCGATCTTCAAGGGCGCGGGCATGACGTACGACGACCTCGGCAAGGTGGAGTACCTTCCGTTCGGCGAATCGGTCGAGCTGATCAAGAACCGCCAGCTCGATGCCACGCTGCAATCGGCCGGCCTCGGCGTCGCCTCGCTGCGCGACCTCGCCAATGCGCTGCAGATCACGGTGGTCCCGGTACCGGCGGAGGTGGTCGCCAAGATCGGCGATGCAGCCTATCAGGCCAGCGTCATTCCGGCCAACACCTACCAGGGACAGACCGCTGACGTACCGACCGTGCGTATCCGCAACATCCTGGTCACCCACTCGGGCGTATCCGACGATGCCGCGTATGCAATGACGAAGACCATGTTCGAAAACCTCGACCAGCTCGTCAATGCGCACGCCGCCGCAAAGGGCATCACCAAGGAAGACGCTGCCGTCGTGCCGCTGCCGCTGCACCCGGGTGCCGAGCGTTACTACCGCGAAGTCGGCCTGCTGAAGTAA
- a CDS encoding response regulator: protein MKDALTHPPAVVIVDDEPGIRRFVRTALESAGCVVSEAGTAARARIELNSRKPDLLILDLGLPDEDGLAVLAALRAWSGMPVLVLSARSDEHDKVAALDAGADDYLTKPFGIAELLARVRALLRRSLRPSEGLSTVSFGEIEVDLAQRSVTRNGEPVRLTPIEFKLLGHLIANAGRVLTHRQLLAAVWGPNHVEHNHYLRVYMGGLRRKLEPNPGFPAHILTESGVGYRLVL, encoded by the coding sequence GTGAAAGACGCCCTCACCCACCCGCCTGCCGTCGTGATCGTGGACGACGAGCCCGGCATTCGCCGCTTTGTACGCACCGCACTGGAGTCGGCCGGCTGCGTGGTCAGCGAAGCCGGCACCGCGGCGCGTGCGCGCATCGAACTGAACTCGCGCAAACCTGATCTGCTCATCCTCGATCTCGGCCTGCCGGACGAGGACGGGCTTGCGGTGCTCGCCGCGTTGCGGGCGTGGTCGGGCATGCCGGTGCTGGTGCTGTCCGCGCGCAGCGACGAACACGACAAGGTTGCCGCACTCGACGCAGGAGCGGACGACTACCTCACCAAACCATTCGGCATCGCCGAGCTGCTGGCCAGGGTCAGGGCCCTGCTCCGACGGTCGCTGCGCCCGTCAGAGGGCTTGTCGACCGTGAGCTTCGGCGAGATCGAGGTCGACCTCGCCCAGCGCAGCGTCACCCGCAATGGCGAGCCGGTGCGCCTGACGCCGATCGAATTCAAGCTCCTCGGCCACCTGATTGCCAACGCAGGCCGCGTCCTCACCCACCGTCAGCTGCTGGCCGCCGTATGGGGGCCGAACCATGTCGAACACAACCACTACCTGCGGGTGTACATGGGCGGATTGCGGCGCAAGCTGGAGCCGAACCCCGGCTTCCCCGCCCACATCCTGACCGAATCCGGTGTCGGTTATCGCCTGGTGCTGTAG
- a CDS encoding sulfite exporter TauE/SafE family protein — MEFDLWLVAYLGLGAIVGFFAGLLGVGGGGIMVPMLTTFFVAQGFPHEQVLHMALGTSMATIVLTSVSSLRAHHARGAVHWNIVRSITPGILLGTFGGTFIASRVDTVPLAIFFVCFMAYVSIQMLLNVKPKPSRNLPGTAGMTAVGMGIGGVSALVAIGGGSLSVPFMTWCNVKVQHAIGTSAAIGLPIAVAGTVGYLVNGWSVAGTPSLSFGYIYLPALVLVGIVSIFMAPVGASFAHRLPVATLKKIFAGVLMLLCAKMLYSLFA, encoded by the coding sequence ATGGAATTCGATCTGTGGTTGGTGGCCTACCTGGGCCTGGGGGCGATTGTCGGTTTTTTTGCCGGTCTGCTCGGCGTGGGCGGCGGCGGCATCATGGTGCCGATGCTGACGACCTTCTTCGTGGCCCAGGGCTTCCCGCATGAGCAGGTTCTGCACATGGCGCTGGGTACGTCGATGGCGACCATCGTGCTGACCTCGGTGTCCAGCCTGCGGGCCCATCATGCGCGTGGGGCAGTGCACTGGAATATCGTTCGCAGTATCACCCCTGGCATCCTGCTGGGGACTTTTGGCGGTACCTTCATCGCGTCGCGGGTGGATACGGTGCCGCTGGCGATCTTCTTCGTCTGCTTCATGGCCTACGTGTCCATCCAGATGCTGCTCAACGTCAAGCCCAAGCCCTCGCGCAATCTGCCCGGTACCGCAGGGATGACCGCGGTCGGCATGGGCATTGGCGGCGTGTCGGCGCTGGTGGCGATCGGCGGCGGTTCGCTGTCGGTGCCCTTCATGACCTGGTGCAACGTCAAGGTTCAGCACGCCATCGGCACCTCGGCCGCGATCGGTCTCCCGATTGCGGTGGCCGGAACGGTGGGTTACCTGGTCAATGGCTGGTCGGTCGCCGGTACGCCGTCGCTGTCTTTCGGCTATATCTACCTCCCGGCACTGGTGCTGGTTGGCATCGTCAGCATCTTCATGGCGCCGGTCGGCGCTTCATTTGCGCACCGTTTGCCGGTGGCGACGCTCAAGAAGATCTTCGCCGGCGTGCTGATGCTGCTGTGTGCCAAGATGCTTTATTCGCTGTTTGCCTGA
- a CDS encoding TrkH family potassium uptake protein, with protein sequence MRSYFPVIGALGLVLMLFGLVMAFPLAVSYFLSDGAVTAYDEALLVTFACGLLAWLTTRRRRRDLRVHDGFLLVAATWIVVPVFGAMPLMLYMPALSFTDAYFEAASGLTTTGATVLTGLEYLPISINLWRTFMHWVGGMGVIVLMVAVLPLLGIGGRQVFKAETPGPMKESGLTPRIAETAKGLWTVYALLTLACGLSLWWAGMKPWEAVIHAFSIMGLGGFSDRDASLGGFDSLPIELVTMGFALLSGVNFATHYLALVRRSPGAYLQDPEVPWFFGTLAVMIGALTVYLMQFHVYEDMPTTLRYVSFHAISLATSLGLATYDYTLWPMFAQICVLFLCSFAACSGSTGGGIKMMRAIILYKQSYREIVRSLHPSAVLPLRLGRQAVSEGVLHAVLAFSFMYMVTIVSLTLLLAATGLDLITAFSGVVACLNNAGPGLGEVGPASNYQGLSDLQTWILSFSMILGRLEIFTLLVVMTPTFWRR encoded by the coding sequence ATGCGCAGCTATTTTCCCGTGATCGGCGCGCTTGGCCTCGTCCTGATGCTGTTCGGGCTGGTCATGGCGTTCCCGCTGGCGGTCTCGTATTTTCTGAGTGACGGCGCGGTAACGGCTTACGACGAAGCGCTGCTGGTGACCTTTGCCTGCGGTCTGCTGGCCTGGCTCACGACCCGCAGGCGGCGACGCGATCTCCGGGTGCATGACGGTTTTCTGCTCGTTGCTGCAACATGGATCGTGGTGCCGGTGTTCGGCGCCATGCCGCTGATGCTCTACATGCCGGCGCTCTCGTTCACCGATGCCTATTTCGAGGCCGCCTCGGGCCTGACCACGACCGGTGCAACCGTGCTGACCGGGCTCGAATACCTGCCGATCTCGATCAACCTGTGGCGTACCTTCATGCACTGGGTTGGTGGCATGGGGGTGATCGTCCTGATGGTGGCGGTGCTGCCGCTGCTGGGCATCGGCGGGCGGCAGGTGTTCAAGGCGGAAACGCCGGGACCGATGAAGGAATCGGGGCTGACGCCGCGCATTGCCGAAACGGCAAAAGGGCTGTGGACGGTCTACGCGCTGCTGACCCTGGCCTGCGGTCTATCCCTGTGGTGGGCCGGCATGAAGCCGTGGGAGGCGGTGATCCATGCGTTCTCGATCATGGGCCTGGGGGGCTTCTCCGATCGTGATGCCAGTCTCGGGGGCTTCGACAGCCTGCCCATCGAGCTGGTTACCATGGGCTTTGCGCTGCTGTCAGGCGTGAATTTCGCCACTCACTACCTTGCGCTGGTGCGGCGCAGTCCCGGTGCCTACCTTCAGGACCCCGAGGTGCCGTGGTTCTTCGGCACGCTTGCAGTCATGATCGGCGCTCTGACGGTCTATCTGATGCAGTTCCACGTGTACGAGGACATGCCCACCACCCTGCGCTATGTCTCCTTCCATGCGATATCACTGGCCACTTCGCTCGGTCTGGCCACTTACGACTACACCTTGTGGCCGATGTTCGCGCAGATCTGCGTCCTTTTTCTGTGCAGCTTCGCCGCCTGTTCGGGCTCGACCGGGGGCGGCATCAAGATGATGCGGGCGATCATCCTGTACAAGCAGTCCTATCGCGAGATCGTGCGTTCGCTGCACCCGAGCGCGGTGCTTCCGCTCCGGCTCGGGCGCCAGGCCGTCTCGGAAGGGGTGCTCCATGCGGTGCTGGCCTTCAGCTTCATGTACATGGTGACCATCGTCAGCCTCACCCTGCTGCTTGCGGCAACCGGCCTCGATCTCATCACCGCATTCTCCGGCGTGGTGGCCTGCCTCAATAATGCAGGCCCCGGCCTGGGAGAGGTGGGGCCGGCGTCCAACTACCAGGGGCTGAGCGACCTGCAGACCTGGATTCTGAGTTTCTCGATGATCCTCGGGCGGCTGGAGATCTTCACCCTGCTGGTGGTGATGACGCCGACCTTCTGGCGCAGGTGA
- a CDS encoding DUF4118 domain-containing protein codes for MDQPPPTALATPLRWKDYLYAAITVGAVAGIGAPLLGAFDLANIAMLFPLAVMFSAVRFGRGPAVLAAFLSVALFDFFFVHPHFTLAVSDLQYLLTFAVLLAVALTTAALATRLGRERDDAEARERESRQLYEIAQALSAAVNAEQIGALRARSMDGLGPDTPASLRETYATLFSTAIEREHYLAEAERNRIEIEAERMRSALLATLSHDLRTPLTALAGLAEALPLAGPPLPPAQAELADAIRAEALRTHALARDLLDLARLQSGAVTLRREWLPLEEVVGAAMQARSSLLNTHRIAIDLPDTLPLIDVDPVLMERVLCNLLENAAHHTPPAGRIDIAASADAGMLSLSVSDDGPGLPAAGSPPSGTGLGLAIVRAIVGAHGGRVEIDSPPGGGARVTMRLPLSTPPQPPDSEA; via the coding sequence ATGGATCAGCCCCCGCCAACCGCCCTTGCCACACCACTGCGCTGGAAGGATTATCTCTATGCCGCGATCACGGTCGGCGCGGTTGCCGGTATCGGCGCCCCCTTGCTCGGCGCATTCGACCTGGCCAACATCGCCATGCTGTTTCCGCTGGCGGTGATGTTTTCAGCGGTTCGCTTCGGCCGCGGCCCGGCGGTTCTCGCCGCCTTTCTCTCGGTGGCCTTGTTCGATTTCTTCTTCGTCCACCCGCACTTCACCCTGGCGGTGAGCGACTTGCAGTACCTGCTGACCTTCGCCGTGCTGCTGGCTGTCGCCTTGACCACCGCCGCCCTGGCCACCCGCCTCGGCCGCGAGCGCGATGATGCCGAGGCGCGGGAGCGCGAATCCCGACAGCTCTACGAAATCGCCCAGGCCCTGTCCGCTGCGGTCAATGCCGAACAGATCGGCGCCCTGCGCGCCCGCAGCATGGATGGACTGGGCCCCGACACACCGGCCTCGCTGCGGGAGACCTACGCCACGCTCTTTTCCACCGCGATCGAGCGCGAGCACTACCTCGCCGAGGCCGAGCGCAACCGGATCGAGATCGAGGCCGAGCGCATGCGCAGCGCCCTGCTGGCGACGCTGTCGCACGACCTGCGTACGCCGCTGACCGCGCTCGCCGGGCTGGCCGAAGCCCTGCCGCTGGCCGGGCCGCCGCTGCCCCCGGCACAGGCCGAGCTCGCGGACGCGATCCGCGCCGAAGCGCTGCGCACGCACGCACTCGCCCGCGACCTGCTCGACCTCGCCCGACTGCAGTCGGGTGCGGTCACCTTGCGCCGCGAGTGGCTGCCGCTGGAGGAAGTGGTCGGTGCGGCGATGCAGGCCCGCAGCAGCCTGCTGAACACGCACAGGATCGCCATCGACCTGCCCGACACCCTGCCGCTGATCGATGTTGACCCGGTCCTGATGGAGCGGGTGCTGTGCAATCTGCTGGAGAACGCCGCCCACCACACGCCGCCGGCGGGCCGGATCGACATCGCGGCCAGCGCCGATGCCGGCATGCTGAGCCTCAGCGTAAGCGACGACGGGCCCGGACTGCCGGCGGCGGGAAGCCCGCCTTCAGGCACCGGCCTTGGCCTCGCCATCGTGCGCGCGATCGTCGGCGCCCATGGCGGCCGGGTCGAGATCGACAGCCCGCCCGGTGGTGGCGCACGCGTCACGATGCGCCTGCCCCTTTCAACCCCACCTCAGCCCCCGGACAGCGAAGCGTGA